The Acomys russatus chromosome 1, mAcoRus1.1, whole genome shotgun sequence genome has a window encoding:
- the Cebpzos gene encoding protein CEBPZOS: MARSMEPLTKKIFKGVLAVELVGVFGAYFLFQKMNSSQDFRQTMNKRFPFILEVYYKSIEQSGLYGVREQDQEKWLNSKN; the protein is encoded by the exons ATGGCTCGATCCATGGAACCGCTGACAAAGAAGATCTTTAAGGGAGTTCTAGCAGTTGAACTTGTGGGTGTTTTTGgagcttattttttgtttcagaAGATGAACTCAAGCCAAG ATTTCAGACAAACAATGAACAAGAGATTTCCCTTCATTTTGGAAG TTTATTACAAATCCATTGAACAGTCTGGACTGTATGGAGTTAGAGAACAAGATCAAGAAAAATGGTTGAATAGCAAAAATTAA